The region ATTAAATCTAAGCTCAACCAAAATTTATCTCTTGCAGAGTTGGCTTGGTCATCTGACGATGCTTACAAAATAAAGAAAAAAGGGAAGCGGGCGATTTATATCGGAATGGAAAATGGTTATCCCGTAGGAAGTAACATTTCACTTATTCAAACTTATTATGATTTAGGTGTCCGCTACATCACACTTTGCCATACAAAGCACAATGATATTTGCGATTCATCGCTCGATCCCGATAGTGCCGAGCATAATGGATTAAGTGAGTTCGGGAAAGAGGCCATTAAGGAAATGAATCGTGTGGGAATGATGGTGGACATTTCTCATGTATCTGACAAAGCTTTCTATGATGTTATCGAGTTGACGAAAACTCCCGTGATTGCTTCACACTCCTCTGTTCGTGCATTGTGTGATAATCCACGGAATCTTACGGATGAAATGTTAATAAAGCTCGCAGAAAATGGCGGAGTGATTCAGATTTGCTTCTTTACCGATTACTTGAAAACTCCCGAACCAAATCCAGTAAGAGATTCTGCCTTTCAAAAATTCCGTGAGAGGTATGATAATTATGATGTCCTTTCAAAACAAGAAAGAGAAAAAGCTCGAGCCGAGAGAATCGAATTGGATAAAAAATTTCCTCGCAAGCTTGCAGATGTTTCGGATGTAGTGGATCACATCGATTATGTTGTAAAGATTGCAGGGATTGATCACGTTGGAATTGGTACTGATTTCGACGGCGGCGGTGGTGTCGATGGATGCTTTGATGCAAGTGAAATGAAAAACGTTACAATCGAGCTGCTCAAACGCGGTTATTCTGAAAAAGATATCGAAAAAATTTGGGGCGGGAATTTTATGCGAGTCTTCAGAAAAGTTGAAAAGTTTTCTTCCAAGTCGAAGTAAATGAATTCGTAATAAATTATAACAAACAATAATAAACAATAAAATACTTGACAAAAGAGTAGGAATTTTGTAGGTTTGAGCAGAAAATTTGAGAGGTATTTAATGGAAAAGCCAAAGGTCATTTCGTTCAGCTTACTCCCTTCATTTCAGAACAAAGAAGAATATTTTGAAAAGCTTATCGATGAAAAATATTCCGTTATAAAAATTGTGAATCTCTTGTTGTTGATGATTTTGTTTTCATTTCTGTACGGTGTTGCAGTTGGGAGTTATCATAGTTTTGCACAAGCCGTAGCGGCGGGGATAAAAATACCTGTACTGTTTTTGCTTGCTCTGATTATATGCCTGCCAGCGCTTTTCATTATTCAATACACACTTGGTTCGAAGCTGAAACTTCACCAGATGGTTTCAATTATAATTTCTGGATTTGTGCTGACGACTTCGATAATGGTTTCATTTATTCCAATCGTTATATTTTTTCTTTTGACGGGAGGTAATTATTATTTCCTTCAACTTCTTCATATTGCGATTGTTGCTCTTTCTGGATTTTTCGGAATACGAATGATAGTCGAAGCGTTGAAATATTCCTGTGAGAAAAAAGGAGTCTATCCGAAAATTGGTGTCACAGTTTTTAAGTTTTGGTTTGTGATTTTAGCGATAGTCGGAATTCAGCTTGCGTGGAATCTCAGACCTTTCACAGGAGACCAAGGGAAACCATTTGCTTTGTTCAGAGAATATGAAGGAAATTTTTATGCGGCGATTATTTATTCAATCAATCAATTATT is a window of Ignavibacteria bacterium DNA encoding:
- a CDS encoding membrane dipeptidase, encoding MMKYQNILFFSFSIFYLIGCLSIKKSGNITEKVEKIHFKILTLDTHVDTPLRFTNSDFDLSIWHNSMEDGSKLDFPRMKEGGLDAAFFAAFVGQGPRTSEGNAKAKESILRTIDSIKSKLNQNLSLAELAWSSDDAYKIKKKGKRAIYIGMENGYPVGSNISLIQTYYDLGVRYITLCHTKHNDICDSSLDPDSAEHNGLSEFGKEAIKEMNRVGMMVDISHVSDKAFYDVIELTKTPVIASHSSVRALCDNPRNLTDEMLIKLAENGGVIQICFFTDYLKTPEPNPVRDSAFQKFRERYDNYDVLSKQEREKARAERIELDKKFPRKLADVSDVVDHIDYVVKIAGIDHVGIGTDFDGGGGVDGCFDASEMKNVTIELLKRGYSEKDIEKIWGGNFMRVFRKVEKFSSKSK